A single Phoenix dactylifera cultivar Barhee BC4 chromosome 1, palm_55x_up_171113_PBpolish2nd_filt_p, whole genome shotgun sequence DNA region contains:
- the LOC103699516 gene encoding LOW QUALITY PROTEIN: putative disease resistance protein At3g14460 (The sequence of the model RefSeq protein was modified relative to this genomic sequence to represent the inferred CDS: deleted 2 bases in 1 codon): MASAVLSSILSKTSQVLGFAQRSAVSPSSSSDPRSSVLKDLKKLEKTLKRIQAVLHDAEEREIRDESVKLWLKELKEVAYDADDVLDEYQYEVLRAQVEGRASRKRKQVEGDDEEEVSISDGMGDRIKEIGERFNEISQDRERLRLREEDGERRVLEAPYPAPTSHMVDESSIYGRERDKHEVIDLLFSEGVENGVSVIPIVGKGGLGKTTIAQLVYNDPKVKQYFHLTGWVCVSDDFDVPRLTKAILESLTQSSCDLTQLSTLQDSLREAVKQRVLLVLDDVWNEQQSRWESLRKPFVGAEIVRIIVTCRNNSVAEIMQTVCRYHPLCLSPEQSWALFRHFAFGGRDTEEQPCLADMGKQIVTKCSGLPLAVKSIGSLLRYTADEDSWMDVIQSDIWEIDENNEILPALRLSYSRMPPHLKPCFVYCSMFPKDYEFDKDELVRLWMAQDYIQTSRGRRRMEDIGNEYFNDLQRRSFFDSYHSKFFKMHDMIHDLAKSIAKNECWAIVDNKLPSLPDEVRHLYVKDVKEFMKSLRLYKFSALRTLLLQHRHRDRIVIPEIVKNLPLLRCLRILQFFWERKDEIPNLFGNLKHLRHLHIRSEYIEKVPDSVCLLYHLQILVLDCPYLAELPDGLGNLTNLRYLHIPKSICLHHLQIGNRVILCLPAGIEKLTNLQSLLGCYKVQDGIGVLKDLANLQTLIISGLRNVVNIEDARDVGLKHKHELEQLFLHWNAGDCKNDEHREGLLHLEAFSEKNKDVPADEKREEAMLEYLQPHANLKKLAIKGYGGSKFPKWVGDPFSFASLQEIVIIDCEKISSLPLYIRDSLGKLNKPISESMLERVYISGCRQLTSMVGLHHLDSLKDLMIYNCPRLRLLSEEGLPSNLQDLHIEECQQLTSLPGMQHLSCLKQLTIENCSQLQLLSKEGLPSNLQDLHIEECQQLTSLPGMQYLASLEKLTIKNCSQLQLLSEEGLPSKLQSLDIEECQQLTSLPEMQNLTSLEELSIQNCPQLQLLSEEGLPSNVRYLYIEECQQLTSLPEMQNLTSFEKLTIRNCPQLRLLLEKGLPSNVRYLRIKECQQLTLLPGMQYLTSLEELTIKNCPQLQLLSEEGLPSKLQSLYIEECQQLTTLPGMQNLTSLEELTIQNCPQLQLLSEKRLPSNVRYLHMRSASS, from the exons ATGGCGAGCGCTGTCCTCTCTTCCATCCTATCAAAAACCAGCCAAGTACTGGGCTTTGCTCAAAGATCGGCAGTCTCGCCGTCTTCATCATCCGATCCACGCAGCAGTGTCCTGAAAGATCTGAAGAAGCTGGAGAAAACATTGAAGAGGATCCAGGCAGTGCTCCATGACGCGGAGGAGAGGGAGATACGAGACGAATCCGTCAAGCTCTGGCTGAAGGAGCTTAAAGAAGTGGCTTATGATGCAGACGACGTGCTGGACGAGTACCAGTACGAGGTACTGCGAGCCCAAGTGGAAGGCCGAGCTTCCCGCAAGAGGAAGCAAGTGGAAGGAGACGATGAGGAAGAG GTTTCAATTTCGGATGGCATGGGGGATAGAATCAAGGAGATCGGAGAGAGGTTCAATGAGATCTCGCAGGATCGGGAACGCCTCCGTTTAAGAGAGGAAGATGGAGAGCGACGGGTCCTCGAAGCTCCGTACCCAGCACCAACCAGCCACATGGTGGACGAGTCGAGTATTTATGGAAGGGAACGCGACAAGCACGAGGTAATTGATTTGCTGTTTTCCGAGGGTGTGGAAAATGGTGTCTCCGTCATTCCGATTGTCGGCAAGGGAGGACTGGGAAAAACTACCATTGCCCAGCTGGTCTACAACGACCCCAAGGTAAAGCAATATTTCCATCTAACCGGATGGGTTTGTGTATCCGATGATTTCGATGTTCCAAGGCTAACAAAGGCCATCCTTGAGTCTCTTACTCAAAGTTCATGTGATCTTACACAACTAAGCACACTTCAAGATTCTCTCAGGGAAGCGGTGAAG CAGAGAGTGTTGCTCGTGCTAGACGATGTCTGGAATGAGCAAcaaagccgttgggagtcctTAAGAAAACCTTTTGTCGGCGCAGAAATAGTAAGAATTATCGTGACCTGTAGGAATAATTCGGTCGCCGAGATCATGCAGACAGTGTGTCGTTATCATCCTCTCTGCTTGTCTCCAGAGCAGTCTTGGGCATTATTCAGGCATTTTGCATTCGGTGGTCGGGACACTGAAGAACAACCATGCTTGGCGGATATGGGTAAGCAGATTGTCACAAAGTGTTCCGGTTTACCATTGGCTGTGAAGTCAATAGGAAGCCTTCTAAGATACACGGCAGATGAAGATAGCTGGATGGATGTCATACAAAGTGATATATGGGAAATCGACGAGAATAATGAGATTTTGCCAGCTCTTAGATTAAGCTATAGCCGCATGCCACCACATCTAAAACCTTGTTTCGTTTATTGTTCCATGTTTCCGAAGGATTATGAGTTTGACAAAGATGAATTAGTCCGATTGTGGATGGCGCAAGATTACATCCAAACATCCAGAGGCAGAAGAAGAATGGAAGACATTGGCAATGAATACTTCAATGACTTGCAAAGAAGATCATTCTTTGATTCCTATCATTCTAAGTTTTTTAAGATGCATGATATGATACATGATCTGGCGAAATCTATTGCAAAAAATGAGTGCTGGGCAATTGTGGATAATAAGCTACCCAGTCTCCCCGATGAAGTTCGCCATTTATACGTGAAAGATGTAAAGGAATTTATGAAATCATTGCGCTTGTATAAATTTAGCGCCTTACGGACCTTGTTATTACAGCATCGGCATAGAGATCGAATAGTAATCCCAGAAATAGTCAAGAACCTGCCACTACTAAGATGTTTACGGATTCTACAGTTTTTTTGGGAAAGAAAAGATGAGATACCAAATTTATTCGGAAACCTAAAGCACCTACGCCACTTACACATCAGATCTGAATATATTGAGAAGGTCCCTGATTCAGTATGCCTCCTTTATCACTTACAGATATTGGTACTTGATTGCCCATATCTTGCAGAGTTACCAGATGGCCTAGGCAACCTTACCAACCTACGATACTTACATATCCCTAAATCAATATGCCTCCACCACCTACAAATTGGGAACAGGGTAATTCTTTGCCTACCAGCTGGGATCGAAAAACTAACAAATCTTCAGAGCTTGCTTGGATGTTATAAAGTTCAAGATGGGATAGGAGTGCTGAAGGACTTGGCGAACCTCCAAACTCTCATCATCTCAGGGCTCAGGAATGTGGTCAACATAGAGGATGCCAGGGATGTTGGTCTTAAACATAAGCATGAACTTGAGCAGTTGTTTCTGCATTGGAATGCGGGCGACTGCAAAAATGACGAGCATCGTGAGGGATTACTACATCTAGAAGCTTTTTCAGAGAAAAATAAGGATGTCCCAGCGGATGAAAAAAGGGAGGAAGCCATGCTCGAGTATCTCCAACCACATGCCAACCTCAAAAAGTTGGCTATAAAAGGGTATGGTGGTTCCAAGTTTCCAAAATGGGTGGGAGATCCTTTCTCCTTTGCATCACTTCAAGAAATCGTTATAATCGATTGTGAAAAAATAAGCTCCCTTCCTCTTTACATTCGTGACTCTCTTGGCAAGTTAAACAAACCCATATCAGAATCCATGCTTGAGAGGGTGTACATTTCTGGTTGCCGGCAACTCACGTCCATGGTAGGGCTCCATCATCTTGACTCGCTTAAAGATCTGATGATATACAATTGTCCTCGACTTCGGCTCTTATCAGAGGAAGGACTGCCATCCAATCTTCAAGATCTGCATATTGAGGAGTGCCAGCAATTGACATCATTGCCGGGGATGCAACACCTTAGTTGTCTCAAACAATTAACTATAGAAAATTGTTCTCAACTTCAGCTCTTATCAAAGGAAGGACTCCCATCCAATCTTCAAGATCTGCATATTGAGGAGTGCCAGCAATTGACATCACTGCCGGGGATGCAATACCTTGCTTCTCttgaaaaattaactataaaAAATTGTTCTCAACTCCAGCTCTTATCAGAGGAAGGACTGCCATCCAAGCTTCAATCTTTGGATATTGAGGAGTGCCAACAGTTGACATCACTGCCAGAGATGCAAAACCTTACTTCTCTTGAAGAATTAAGTATACAAAATTGTCCTCAACTACAGCTCTTATCAGAGGAAGGACTGCCATCCAATGTTCGATATTTGTATATCGAGGAGTGCCAGCAGTTGACATCACTGCCGGAGATGCAAAACCTTACTTCTTTCGAAAAATTAACTATAAGAAATTGTCCTCAACTCCGGCTCTTATTAGAGAAAGGACTGCCATCCAATGTTCGATATTTGCGTATTAAGGAGTGCCAGCAGTTGACATTGCTACCAGGGATGCAATACCTTACTTCTCTCGAAGAGTTAACTATAAAAAATTGTCCTCAACTCCAGCTCTTATCAGAGGAAGGACTGCCATCCAAGCTTCAATCTTTATATATTGAGGAGTGCCAACAGTTGACAACATTGCCAGGGATGCAAAACCTTACTTCTCTCGAAGAATTAACTATACAAAATTGTCCTCAACTCCAGCTCTTATCAGAGAAAAGGTTGCCATCCAATGTTCGATATTTGCATATGAGGAGTGCCAGCAGTTGA